One region of Laspinema palackyanum D2c genomic DNA includes:
- a CDS encoding ASCH domain-containing protein codes for MSQTLEQLQEIRAITLWQPWAGLIAHKFKQIETRSWYTNYRGLLLIHAAKRPVYPSELEPFLQYVSNLDFIQDLGKIVAIAKLTDCVLMTEEFIEQQSELERLCGNWQPGRFAWQLENIQKIDPIPCQGKQGLWIPNKELIAKLILDQVI; via the coding sequence ATGTCACAGACCCTAGAACAATTACAAGAAATTCGTGCCATTACTCTTTGGCAACCTTGGGCGGGATTAATTGCTCATAAATTCAAACAAATTGAAACTCGAAGTTGGTACACTAATTACAGAGGACTTCTGTTAATTCATGCAGCCAAACGTCCAGTCTATCCATCAGAACTTGAACCTTTCCTTCAATATGTTTCTAATTTGGACTTTATTCAGGATTTGGGTAAGATAGTGGCGATCGCCAAATTAACTGATTGTGTTTTGATGACGGAGGAATTTATTGAACAACAATCAGAATTGGAAAGACTTTGCGGAAATTGGCAACCCGGTCGATTTGCTTGGCAATTGGAAAACATTCAGAAAATTGACCCGATTCCTTGTCAGGGTAAACAAGGTCTGTGGATTCCGAATAAAGAGCTTATTGCTAAACTAATCCTTGACCAAGTTATTTAA
- the iscB gene encoding RNA-guided endonuclease IscB produces MSTKNAVFVLDVNRNPCNPVHPAVARKLLSSGKAAVFRQYPFTIILKGESTDKVKELRIKIDPGAKFTGLALVSDTNIGWAAELEHRGFAIRDSLTSRRQQRRNRRQRKTRYRKPRFLNRRRPEGWLPPSLMSRVYNIQTWVNRLCKLAPVNAISQELVKFDTQKMVNPEVKGVEYQRGELLGYEVRQYLLEKFNHTCVYCGATDKPFNIDHFYPKSKGGSDKVSNLVLSCVDCNQAKSNKLPAEFLSDRLHILTKIDKQRRKPLADAAAVNATRWKLKQILENTGLPVELGSGGLTKYNRQRLRISKSHWTDAACVGDSTPDTLNVTGYQPLIIKAMGRGSRQMVKPDKYGFPRTSPKLRQKSFYGFQTGDIVKAVVTKGKKVGTYVGRVAVRKTGNFNIKTKTDTVQGISYKYCRHLHKSDGYAYSFGEVLEQVKSSKEVKSVQTQSPPKRFQGFHGQQLSLF; encoded by the coding sequence ATGTCCACCAAAAATGCAGTTTTTGTTCTGGATGTCAATCGTAATCCTTGTAATCCAGTTCACCCGGCTGTTGCTAGAAAGTTACTTTCTTCAGGAAAAGCAGCAGTATTTCGTCAATATCCATTCACAATTATTCTCAAAGGAGAATCCACTGATAAAGTAAAAGAATTAAGGATTAAAATAGACCCAGGTGCAAAATTCACAGGTTTAGCTTTAGTCTCAGATACAAATATCGGCTGGGCGGCTGAACTAGAACATCGGGGTTTTGCTATCAGAGATTCTTTGACTAGCAGAAGACAACAACGCCGAAATCGTAGACAACGTAAAACCAGATACCGTAAACCGAGATTTCTTAATCGTCGTCGTCCTGAAGGCTGGTTACCTCCTAGTCTAATGTCTCGGGTTTACAACATTCAGACATGGGTGAATCGTTTGTGTAAACTGGCTCCGGTCAACGCAATTAGCCAAGAACTGGTTAAGTTTGACACTCAGAAAATGGTGAATCCTGAAGTGAAAGGAGTTGAGTATCAGCGTGGTGAACTTTTGGGGTACGAAGTTAGACAATATTTACTTGAAAAGTTTAACCATACCTGTGTTTACTGCGGAGCAACTGATAAACCTTTTAACATTGACCACTTTTATCCTAAATCTAAAGGAGGTTCAGACAAAGTTTCCAACTTAGTTTTGTCTTGTGTTGATTGCAATCAAGCTAAAAGCAATAAATTACCTGCTGAGTTTTTGAGTGACCGCTTACATATCTTGACCAAAATCGATAAGCAACGCAGGAAACCATTAGCTGATGCTGCTGCGGTCAATGCTACTCGGTGGAAACTTAAGCAAATTCTTGAAAATACTGGCTTACCTGTTGAATTGGGTTCAGGTGGTTTGACCAAATACAATCGGCAACGTTTAAGGATTAGCAAAAGTCATTGGACAGATGCTGCTTGTGTTGGAGATTCCACTCCCGATACTCTTAATGTTACAGGTTATCAGCCATTGATTATTAAGGCTATGGGCAGAGGTTCTCGTCAAATGGTTAAGCCTGACAAATATGGATTTCCTCGTACTTCTCCCAAACTCAGGCAGAAATCATTCTACGGGTTTCAAACTGGCGATATTGTCAAAGCTGTTGTTACTAAAGGTAAAAAGGTAGGTACTTATGTTGGAAGAGTAGCTGTTCGCAAAACAGGGAACTTCAACATTAAAACCAAAACTGATACGGTTCAAGGAATCAGTTACAAATATTGTCGTCATTTGCATAAATCCGATGGTTATGCTTATAGCTTTGGTGAAGTCTTAGAACAGGTAAAATCGTCAAAAGAAGTTAAGTCAGTTCAGACTCAATCACCTCCTAAACGATTTCAAGGATTTCACGGTCAACAATTAAGTCTGTTTTAA
- a CDS encoding DUF1257 domain-containing protein, producing the protein MSHFTTIKTQIKNGNILQQTLQQLNYVVERNSIVRGYQGITTTADYVIKRQNGYDIGFLKTGEIYEMVADFWGVDLQKEFIQQINQSYAQNVVLNYAQEKGYEIESQETLEDGSVRLVMAGWV; encoded by the coding sequence ATGTCACACTTTACAACAATCAAAACTCAAATCAAAAACGGTAATATTCTCCAGCAAACTCTTCAACAACTAAATTATGTTGTTGAACGCAACAGCATAGTCAGAGGCTACCAAGGAATTACAACTACGGCTGATTATGTCATCAAACGCCAAAATGGATACGATATCGGTTTCCTGAAAACTGGGGAAATTTATGAAATGGTGGCGGACTTCTGGGGTGTTGACCTTCAAAAAGAATTTATCCAGCAAATAAATCAAAGCTATGCCCAAAATGTGGTACTGAATTATGCTCAAGAAAAGGGATATGAAATTGAATCCCAAGAAACTCTTGAAGATGGTTCGGTTCGTTTGGTAATGGCAGGTTGGGTCTAA
- a CDS encoding glycosyltransferase, whose protein sequence is MSKAASPKISVIIPTYNCSNYLPTAVESVLSQNYRNTEIIVIDDGSTDDTGDRLQPYRDRLRYFYQTNQGVSVARNHGIQEARGELIAFLDADDYFLPNKLTAQVALFAAQPQLGIVHSGWRRVDRLGNPLMEVTPWEKVPELNLESWLRWKPVLPSAMMFRRDWLIRAGGFDRRFPPAEDTDLVLRLALMGCEATWLRQVTVCYRQHPGSAMYKGLPQANSLAAVMDNFFSLPQIPMSIRLIEKRVRYNTLVWIGWYLYWTGHPQEMVQFLQKSWNYSPYLPVETVVHWVESFAEFSGDVGEVFDGDRLTQLPEWEGLIRWATGGNRFLL, encoded by the coding sequence ATGTCAAAGGCTGCTTCTCCTAAAATTAGTGTGATTATTCCCACTTATAACTGTTCTAATTACCTTCCTACTGCTGTCGAAAGCGTTTTAAGTCAAAATTATCGGAATACAGAAATCATTGTTATTGATGATGGGTCTACCGACGACACGGGCGATCGCCTGCAACCCTACCGCGATCGCCTGCGCTACTTCTACCAAACCAACCAAGGCGTCTCCGTTGCTCGAAATCACGGCATTCAGGAAGCACGGGGAGAGTTAATCGCCTTTCTCGATGCGGATGATTACTTCTTACCGAATAAATTAACCGCACAAGTTGCTTTATTTGCGGCGCAACCCCAACTCGGAATCGTTCACAGCGGTTGGCGGCGGGTCGATCGCCTGGGCAATCCCCTGATGGAAGTCACCCCCTGGGAAAAAGTCCCGGAACTCAATTTAGAATCTTGGTTGCGTTGGAAACCTGTGCTTCCCAGTGCGATGATGTTTCGTCGGGATTGGTTAATCCGTGCCGGAGGGTTCGATCGCCGATTTCCTCCCGCAGAAGATACCGATTTGGTCCTACGTCTGGCGCTGATGGGGTGTGAAGCAACTTGGTTGCGTCAGGTAACAGTTTGCTATCGTCAGCATCCGGGGAGTGCGATGTACAAAGGATTACCCCAGGCGAATTCTCTTGCCGCTGTGATGGATAATTTTTTCTCCCTGCCACAGATTCCGATGTCAATTCGGTTGATAGAAAAGCGAGTCCGTTACAATACTTTGGTGTGGATTGGATGGTATTTATATTGGACTGGACATCCACAGGAAATGGTCCAGTTTTTACAGAAGTCTTGGAATTATTCGCCTTATTTGCCGGTGGAAACAGTGGTGCATTGGGTGGAGAGTTTTGCCGAATTTTCGGGGGATGTGGGAGAGGTATTCGATGGCGATCGCCTTACCCAGTTACCCGAATGGGAGGGGTTAATACGTTGGGCGACTGGGGGGAACCGTTTTTTACTTTGA
- a CDS encoding GIY-YIG nuclease family protein: protein MSLKLIMVCSSWFWHIYRYDAGEIYPDFQACCLLDILVSESTDGEVKTSLKVLEKLMRSSRSQIQSSLELLKQQDLLGLTYPQNPSQLLAGELSIKLNLDKLQKITTGQFPGNSTSETHGFVYVIRSGNLVKIGRTNNLKRRLRQLSTMNSKELELICSISTGDSVTLEKQLHQQFKQFRQHGEWFDLPDESVQWLKSLSERR from the coding sequence ATGTCTCTCAAGCTCATCATGGTTTGTTCTTCTTGGTTCTGGCATATTTATCGCTACGATGCAGGTGAAATCTATCCAGACTTCCAAGCCTGCTGTTTATTGGATATTTTGGTGAGTGAATCAACTGATGGTGAAGTCAAGACAAGTCTCAAGGTCTTAGAAAAATTAATGCGTTCGAGTAGGTCTCAGATTCAATCCAGTTTGGAGTTACTGAAACAACAAGATTTACTGGGACTGACATATCCACAAAATCCTTCTCAATTACTGGCCGGTGAACTCAGCATCAAACTTAATCTTGATAAACTCCAGAAAATCACTACCGGCCAATTTCCTGGCAATTCTACTTCTGAAACTCACGGTTTTGTTTACGTTATCCGCAGTGGCAATTTAGTCAAAATCGGTCGCACTAATAATTTAAAGCGTCGATTACGTCAACTTTCAACGATGAATTCTAAAGAACTGGAGTTGATTTGCTCTATTTCAACTGGTGATTCAGTTACATTGGAGAAACAACTTCATCAACAATTCAAACAATTTCGTCAACATGGTGAATGGTTTGACCTACCCGATGAATCTGTTCAATGGTTAAAGTCTTTATCAGAAAGGAGGTAA
- a CDS encoding DUF3846 domain-containing protein, translating into MFLLIQPGKVTLRTNDEELELKPMQNLVGEEGDSASVEYVYKLFSDPNIDLVCDDEFLLKSFPPTCVVGNLKNIDEIIVLCGNVLAVATTSDGQTIGLTQQQVDIVLDSLLVVIKESNNKLTTVKAREVYQP; encoded by the coding sequence ATGTTCTTACTAATTCAACCCGGCAAAGTTACCTTACGCACTAACGATGAGGAACTTGAATTAAAACCTATGCAAAATCTAGTTGGGGAAGAAGGTGATTCGGCTTCAGTTGAATACGTTTATAAACTTTTTTCAGACCCTAACATAGATTTGGTTTGCGATGATGAATTCCTTTTAAAATCATTTCCTCCTACTTGTGTGGTGGGAAATCTCAAAAACATTGATGAAATCATTGTCTTATGTGGCAATGTTCTCGCTGTAGCTACTACTTCAGATGGACAAACAATTGGTTTAACTCAACAACAAGTTGATATTGTTCTGGATTCTTTATTGGTCGTAATTAAAGAATCTAACAACAAATTAACTACTGTTAAAGCCCGAGAAGTTTATCAACCTTAA
- a CDS encoding antirestriction protein ArdA — protein sequence MRRNKGLMFPEARTASEVAYALKSETDGNAVILTTTDKQAITDERAINLAVALAGEEENCRIGERCRVSEPPLTSPMIYVACLAAYNQGIIHGWWIDAVQDSDDILSDIQEMLETSPVNDAEEWSIHDFDNFGSIRISEYESLETVARWGQLLGENPNEEQAISYYIQYCREKEVEPNHEHFQESYIGFWDDLKDFAQSDYIAELYDLSGFQTREEFWSQYIDWEYLGRELDLGGGFYIDETPNGIYVFHN from the coding sequence ATGAGAAGAAATAAAGGATTAATGTTTCCCGAAGCGAGAACAGCTAGTGAAGTGGCTTATGCTCTCAAATCAGAAACTGATGGAAATGCAGTTATTCTCACAACAACTGATAAACAAGCAATAACTGATGAACGAGCAATTAATTTAGCGGTTGCTCTTGCCGGTGAAGAAGAAAATTGCAGGATAGGGGAGCGGTGTCGGGTATCCGAACCCCCATTAACAAGTCCGATGATTTATGTGGCTTGTTTGGCTGCATATAACCAGGGGATTATTCATGGATGGTGGATTGATGCAGTTCAAGATTCTGATGATATTCTGAGTGATATCCAAGAAATGTTGGAAACTTCACCAGTAAACGATGCTGAAGAATGGAGTATTCATGACTTTGATAATTTTGGCTCAATCCGAATCAGTGAGTATGAAAGCCTTGAAACCGTTGCTCGTTGGGGGCAGTTACTGGGAGAGAATCCCAACGAGGAGCAAGCCATTTCATATTATATTCAATATTGTCGAGAAAAAGAAGTTGAGCCGAATCATGAGCATTTTCAGGAGAGTTATATTGGATTTTGGGATGACTTAAAAGATTTTGCTCAATCTGATTACATTGCTGAACTTTATGATTTGTCAGGTTTTCAGACAAGAGAAGAGTTTTGGTCCCAATACATTGATTGGGAATATTTAGGTAGAGAATTGGATTTGGGTGGGGGTTTCTATATCGATGAAACTCCCAATGGTATCTACGTTTTCCACAACTAA
- a CDS encoding AAA family ATPase, with protein MEIIAELRTVLQARYSLIYAVAKDEEIAEETLIEATEKKRQIYFWDFSRGWSDSGKDKGNPMQALNRVASAPPEQATLFVMKDLANVIAPLNGKLTMAQIPIVREIKNLAREMSRDRRCLILLNHDVLLPKELEEEALIIDFSLPILNEIHQIIDTLVGKKIKLSPEDRERLGKACQGLTRIRIQRVLAKSLVKHHSITPAVIDEVIDEKRSTIRKTEILEFINCDRGLESVGGLDNLKLWVRSRSGSFSEKARDYGLPMPKGVLLAGIQGTGKSLAAKTIAHEWKLPLLRLDVGRLFGGIVGESESRTRQAIQIAEAISPCVLMLDEAEKAFSSGGGEGDSGTSKRVFGTFLTWMQEKTAPVFIVVTANNVELLPPEFLRKGRLNEIFWVDLPSHEDRKSIFNVHLTRLRSDRQFDLDLLASRSKDFSGAEIEQAIYDGMQFGFSRDEEFTETDLLNAIASTVPLQQIASDKIQHLRDWASKSGARSASFSQQSTQQLQDYRIEVDCD; from the coding sequence ATGGAAATAATTGCAGAATTGAGGACAGTTTTACAGGCGAGATATTCATTGATTTATGCAGTGGCAAAAGATGAAGAGATTGCCGAAGAAACTCTAATCGAAGCCACTGAGAAAAAAAGACAAATATATTTTTGGGATTTTTCAAGAGGGTGGAGCGATTCAGGTAAAGATAAAGGAAATCCGATGCAAGCACTGAATCGGGTAGCATCGGCTCCACCAGAACAAGCAACTTTGTTCGTAATGAAGGATTTGGCGAATGTCATAGCCCCCCTGAACGGAAAATTGACAATGGCACAGATTCCGATAGTTCGCGAAATAAAGAATCTGGCTCGGGAAATGAGTCGCGATAGGCGCTGTCTAATTCTCCTGAATCATGATGTGCTGCTGCCCAAAGAACTAGAAGAAGAAGCATTAATCATAGACTTCAGTCTACCTATTTTAAATGAAATTCACCAAATCATTGATACATTGGTGGGGAAAAAAATTAAGCTATCTCCAGAGGACCGGGAAAGATTGGGTAAAGCGTGTCAAGGTTTGACTCGAATTCGCATCCAGCGTGTACTGGCAAAGTCTTTGGTAAAACATCATTCAATCACACCAGCAGTTATTGATGAAGTAATTGACGAAAAACGCTCAACAATCCGCAAAACAGAAATCCTCGAATTCATTAACTGTGACCGAGGCTTAGAATCAGTCGGCGGCTTAGACAATCTCAAACTATGGGTACGCTCAAGAAGCGGTAGTTTCTCGGAAAAAGCCCGTGATTATGGTTTACCCATGCCCAAAGGTGTGTTATTGGCAGGAATTCAGGGAACTGGAAAATCTCTCGCCGCTAAAACCATTGCTCACGAATGGAAACTGCCTCTGTTACGCTTGGATGTTGGTCGGCTGTTTGGCGGTATCGTTGGTGAATCTGAATCTCGTACCCGGCAGGCTATTCAAATTGCTGAGGCTATCAGTCCATGTGTTCTCATGCTAGATGAAGCAGAGAAAGCGTTCAGTTCTGGTGGTGGTGAAGGTGACAGTGGAACATCTAAGCGTGTATTCGGTACATTTCTCACTTGGATGCAAGAAAAAACTGCTCCGGTCTTTATCGTAGTCACCGCCAATAATGTTGAACTGCTTCCACCTGAGTTTCTTCGCAAAGGTCGGCTAAATGAAATCTTTTGGGTAGATTTGCCCAGTCATGAAGACCGTAAATCTATTTTTAACGTCCACTTGACCCGATTACGCAGCGATCGCCAATTTGATTTAGATTTATTGGCTTCAAGGTCTAAAGATTTCTCAGGGGCAGAAATCGAACAAGCAATTTATGATGGTATGCAGTTCGGGTTTTCTCGTGACGAAGAATTTACTGAGACCGATTTACTCAATGCGATCGCCTCTACTGTTCCTTTACAACAAATAGCTTCTGACAAAATTCAACATCTTCGTGATTGGGCTTCCAAGTCTGGTGCTAGAAGTGCCTCCTTCTCTCAACAATCAACTCAACAATTACAAGATTATCGCATTGAAGTAGATTGTGATTAA
- a CDS encoding DUF2997 domain-containing protein, whose amino-acid sequence MQRIQIQMTVKPDGTIEEKVISTGHGNSCTNVTSSLEQHLGQISDRQLTDDYLPSVNTESDYVQMFEDLTQ is encoded by the coding sequence ATGCAACGTATTCAAATCCAAATGACGGTGAAACCTGATGGAACTATTGAGGAAAAAGTAATTTCCACTGGTCATGGAAATTCTTGCACTAATGTCACTTCTTCTCTTGAACAACATCTAGGACAAATTAGCGATCGCCAATTAACAGATGATTACTTACCATCTGTTAATACAGAATCAGATTATGTCCAAATGTTTGAGGATTTAACTCAATAA